The DNA region TCTACTTCAATTCCTGTATCAATATCACCTTGCATTCCTCTATCGATTGCCATCTTAGAGTATCTTACAGCTAATTGACCATTTTTAATTATACTTTGAGCCATACTAATGGCTTCATCAAGTAAGCTTTCCTTATCCACAACCTTGTTTACTAACCCAATGCTTTGAGCTTCTTCAGCTTTAATTATCTTTCCTGTAAATATTAACTCCTTTGCTTTAGCTACACCAACAAGTCTTGGTAATCTTTGAGTACCTGAAAAGCCTGGTGTAATACCTAATCCTACTTCTGGTTGACCAAATTTGGCCCTTTCACTTGCGATTCTTAAATCACAACTCATAGCAAGCTCACAGCCTCCACCTAAAGCAAAACCGTTAATAGCGGCTATAGATGGCTTTTCTAGCGTCTCAATTTTTCTAAAGACCCTTTGGCCTAGGATCCCAAATTTTCTTCCTTCTTCTGCATTTAAATCCTTCATTTGGGAAATATCAGCTCCAGCAACAAAGGCCTTTCCTTCTCCAGTTACTATAAGTACATCTACAGAATCATCTTCTTTTATATTATCAATAGCTTTATCTAATTCCAATAGTATTTGAGAATTTAACGCATTTAATGCATT from Anaeromicrobium sediminis includes:
- a CDS encoding short-chain-enoyl-CoA hydratase; translated protein: MNYEMLILEKKDRMAILKLNRPNALNALNSQILLELDKAIDNIKEDDSVDVLIVTGEGKAFVAGADISQMKDLNAEEGRKFGILGQRVFRKIETLEKPSIAAINGFALGGGCELAMSCDLRIASERAKFGQPEVGLGITPGFSGTQRLPRLVGVAKAKELIFTGKIIKAEEAQSIGLVNKVVDKESLLDEAISMAQSIIKNGQLAVRYSKMAIDRGMQGDIDTGIEVEANLFGLCFATKDQKEGMTAFVEKREANFETK